From Oenococcus sicerae, the proteins below share one genomic window:
- a CDS encoding HAD-IIB family hydrolase yields the protein MKLFATDIDGTFVNDKKIFDQKLFKNILDKMNFNNQFFVAASGRSYKGISQVFKNYMSKYNISLVSQNGASVFVDGQNIFRSAIDPDILEKVFDALPELSRKPDRVIFSGDDHTYAPDYQPKSKFTKMNLFDLDLKVVHHFSEINEPIEKIALFWENTDQKLMAEEIISTTHIQGVRATSSGYGAIDIINRGISKAVGLQKLGAYLGLHHDQMAAFGDGENDLEMLYYVAYPFIMPNAPEFIKKQFAKDQLAAADNNNSGVLKTIEKIIYE from the coding sequence ATGAAATTATTTGCAACCGATATCGATGGCACCTTCGTGAATGACAAGAAAATATTTGATCAAAAATTATTCAAAAATATTCTAGACAAGATGAATTTTAACAATCAATTCTTTGTTGCCGCCTCGGGCAGGTCTTATAAAGGTATTTCTCAGGTTTTTAAAAATTACATGTCTAAGTATAACATCAGTCTTGTTTCGCAGAATGGTGCTTCCGTTTTTGTTGATGGGCAAAATATTTTTCGATCAGCAATTGATCCAGATATCTTAGAAAAGGTTTTTGATGCCCTGCCAGAGCTCAGTCGCAAACCCGATCGCGTGATTTTTTCAGGGGATGACCATACCTATGCGCCTGATTATCAGCCGAAATCTAAATTCACAAAAATGAACCTATTTGATTTAGATTTAAAAGTCGTGCATCATTTCTCCGAAATTAACGAGCCAATCGAAAAAATCGCCCTGTTTTGGGAAAACACAGACCAAAAGCTCATGGCCGAAGAAATTATTTCCACCACGCACATTCAAGGTGTTCGAGCAACTTCATCCGGTTACGGTGCCATTGATATTATCAATCGTGGTATTTCCAAAGCTGTCGGTCTGCAAAAGCTCGGTGCCTATCTCGGTCTGCATCATGATCAGATGGCTGCTTTTGGTGATGGCGAAAACGACTTGGAAATGCTTTACTACGTCGCCTATCCTTTTATCATGCCCAATGCACCCGAATTCATTAAAAAACAGTTTGCTAAAGACCAGCTGGCTGCTGCTGATAACAATAACAGCGGCGTTTTAAAAACAATTGAAAAAATCATTTACGAATAA
- a CDS encoding peptide ABC transporter substrate-binding protein — MAKKKKWSTGKKAGITALAAVIVVGGIVGGVSLTSSKKTSNVLNEYLGADMTTQDLSQMTDSYAFEVAGNDQEGLLSRKPNGSPKAGLAKTWSHSKDGLTWTFHLRSGLKWSNGDALTAADFVYGWQRTVNPKTASQYAYIYSGIKNADAINAGKNKDLSSLGIKAVNKTTLVVTLEHPMPQFENLMAFPVFFAQDKKFETPLGKKVGTSAAKQVYSGPYKFVGWNGSNKKFKLVPNKNYWNAKNVKNDGVNYRVITDPTASLALYNKGQLDSVTLSTPEQIKKYKNSKKLTVVPQSGTNYIEYNQTGKVAGLKNIKIREALNLATDRKTIASSISEGLDTAATGFTPAGLALTSTGGDFAKAAAKATAYSYSIAKAKKLFAEGLKEEGLTKLTLTIEATSDSAVAKPTLDTIQQSWQQLPGLTVKEKLVPFKQRLQDQENSNFQVMLAAWYADYAEPQTFLNLFVTGGPNNDGKWTNKAFDQTITDATTTNALNAKARTANEVKSEKILYDQSAMNPVYWVNSAVLSNSKVKNVHFFSSGSSYYYMDAYRTSK; from the coding sequence ATGGCAAAAAAGAAAAAATGGTCAACCGGTAAAAAAGCCGGTATTACAGCTTTAGCTGCAGTGATCGTTGTCGGTGGCATTGTAGGTGGTGTTTCACTGACTAGCAGCAAGAAAACATCTAACGTATTAAACGAATATCTGGGTGCAGATATGACGACGCAGGATCTATCACAAATGACTGATAGTTACGCGTTTGAAGTAGCGGGGAACGATCAGGAAGGGCTGCTTTCTCGTAAACCTAATGGTTCGCCCAAAGCTGGTTTAGCCAAGACTTGGTCACATTCAAAAGATGGTCTGACATGGACTTTTCATTTGCGTAGTGGCTTGAAATGGTCTAACGGCGACGCCTTAACAGCAGCTGACTTTGTTTATGGCTGGCAGCGGACAGTTAATCCAAAGACGGCTAGCCAGTATGCTTATATCTATTCGGGCATCAAAAATGCCGATGCGATCAATGCTGGCAAGAACAAAGATCTCAGTTCTTTGGGTATCAAAGCAGTCAACAAAACCACTTTGGTTGTGACGTTGGAACATCCAATGCCGCAGTTTGAAAACTTGATGGCTTTCCCAGTCTTCTTTGCTCAAGACAAAAAGTTTGAAACACCACTTGGCAAAAAAGTTGGTACGAGTGCAGCTAAACAAGTTTATAGCGGACCTTACAAGTTCGTTGGCTGGAATGGTTCCAACAAAAAGTTTAAGTTAGTCCCTAACAAAAACTATTGGAATGCTAAAAACGTTAAAAATGATGGTGTGAACTATCGTGTTATTACTGACCCGACGGCGAGTCTGGCTCTTTACAACAAAGGACAGCTGGATTCGGTCACATTATCCACACCTGAACAAATCAAAAAATATAAAAACTCTAAAAAACTCACAGTTGTGCCGCAGTCTGGAACCAACTACATCGAGTACAACCAGACTGGTAAAGTTGCTGGTCTTAAAAATATCAAGATCCGTGAAGCTTTGAATCTAGCAACTGATCGTAAAACGATTGCAAGTTCAATTTCTGAAGGACTCGATACAGCAGCGACTGGATTTACACCAGCCGGATTGGCCCTCACCTCAACGGGTGGCGACTTCGCTAAAGCAGCTGCCAAGGCTACGGCCTATAGTTACAGTATTGCCAAAGCTAAGAAACTGTTTGCGGAAGGTCTTAAAGAAGAAGGCTTGACTAAACTGACTTTGACCATTGAAGCGACTTCGGATTCTGCTGTTGCTAAGCCAACTCTCGATACGATCCAACAGTCATGGCAGCAGCTGCCAGGTTTGACAGTTAAAGAGAAACTTGTACCCTTCAAACAGCGTTTGCAAGATCAAGAAAATAGTAATTTCCAGGTTATGCTTGCTGCTTGGTACGCTGATTATGCCGAACCACAAACTTTCCTGAATCTATTTGTTACTGGAGGTCCTAACAACGATGGCAAGTGGACTAATAAGGCCTTTGATCAAACAATTACTGATGCGACGACAACGAATGCTTTGAATGCTAAAGCACGAACTGCTAATGAAGTTAAATCAGAGAAAATTTTGTATGATCAGTCGGCTATGAATCCGGTTTATTGGGTCAACTCAGCTGTTTTGTCCAATTCAAAAGTGAAGAACGTACATTTCTTCTCTTCAGGATCTAGTTATTATTACATGGACGCTTACCGGACATCTAAGTAA
- a CDS encoding quinone oxidoreductase family protein: MKAAVLKQYGTLPIYTDFAEPEVANESQILVSPKASSIKQLDISRAAGKHYTKFKAMPAVMGMDGVAELADGTRVFASAVTGMMAEKAVIDKKSILKLPDGLSNVMAAALPNVLLGSDVALRTKGEIKAGDVVFVSGATGATGMMAVQMAKFHGAAKVIATGRNAKTLAVLKKIGADQTISLDQTDDAIIAEIAAAYRTAPFNMIIDYLWGHSAEIIFAALEKVKFNKQLKYVTVGEMAGSAVSLSSQIFRSHDLQLIGSGYGSFPASVVENYMKNSLPEIFKYAAAGNIYMNWQASPLSEVEKAWAAPGRTVITIN; this comes from the coding sequence ATGAAAGCAGCAGTTTTAAAGCAATATGGAACCCTACCAATCTATACAGATTTTGCAGAACCCGAAGTCGCAAACGAGAGCCAGATTTTGGTTTCGCCAAAGGCATCATCGATCAAGCAATTGGATATTAGCAGGGCAGCCGGCAAACATTACACGAAATTTAAGGCAATGCCAGCTGTCATGGGCATGGATGGTGTTGCAGAATTAGCTGACGGTACACGTGTCTTTGCATCGGCTGTTACAGGTATGATGGCAGAAAAAGCTGTGATCGATAAAAAGAGCATTTTAAAGCTGCCAGACGGTTTAAGCAATGTGATGGCCGCAGCACTACCGAATGTTTTATTAGGATCGGATGTCGCTTTACGGACTAAAGGCGAAATTAAAGCTGGTGATGTGGTTTTTGTGAGCGGTGCTACCGGTGCGACAGGCATGATGGCTGTTCAAATGGCTAAGTTCCATGGGGCAGCCAAAGTGATAGCGACCGGCAGAAATGCCAAAACACTGGCAGTTTTAAAAAAAATCGGTGCTGATCAAACGATTTCGCTTGATCAAACAGATGATGCCATCATCGCGGAAATCGCAGCAGCTTATCGTACAGCACCATTCAACATGATCATTGATTATCTTTGGGGCCATTCAGCCGAAATTATCTTCGCTGCCTTAGAAAAAGTTAAATTTAATAAGCAACTAAAATATGTCACAGTTGGTGAGATGGCCGGCTCAGCTGTTTCACTTTCATCACAGATTTTTAGAAGCCACGATCTGCAGCTGATAGGCTCAGGTTACGGCAGTTTTCCAGCAAGTGTTGTTGAAAACTATATGAAAAACAGTTTACCGGAAATATTTAAGTACGCAGCGGCCGGCAACATTTATATGAACTGGCAAGCGTCACCTTTGAGCGAGGTGGAAAAGGCCTGGGCTGCGCCAGGTAGAACTGTCATTACAATTAATTGA
- the metK gene encoding methionine adenosyltransferase → MKKIFTSESVAIGHPDKVADQIADAILDEVLKQDPLARSAIEVTVSTGDVSIFGELSTKAYVNVRKIATNTIKNIGYVEPQLGFTYDSVNIENKIVEQSPEISTAVNQADDDPDQIGAGDQGIIYGYADNETDDYIPLALQLAHKLMKQLKTVRESADSASYLRPDGKGEVSIEYGDDDKPERIAAVVLSAQHIEGLELEDLRERISRDVIAPVLPTDLVDENTKFFINPSGLWSLGGPQADSGLTGRKIIVDTYGGAAHHGGGAFSGKDATKVDRSGAYYARYVAKNLVAAGVADKLEIQVGYAIGVARPVSINVDTFGTETVSLDKIDAIVEQLFDFRPLAIINQLDLRRPIYLQTAAFGHFGRSDLDLPWEKLDQVSKIQALIAN, encoded by the coding sequence ATGAAAAAAATTTTTACGAGTGAATCAGTAGCGATCGGTCATCCCGATAAAGTTGCTGACCAGATCGCTGATGCGATATTAGATGAAGTCTTAAAACAAGACCCATTAGCTAGAAGTGCGATCGAAGTCACAGTTTCGACTGGCGATGTTTCTATCTTTGGTGAATTGTCAACAAAAGCTTATGTAAACGTCCGTAAAATCGCGACCAATACGATCAAAAATATTGGCTATGTTGAGCCCCAGCTTGGTTTTACTTATGATTCTGTCAACATAGAAAATAAAATCGTTGAACAGTCGCCGGAGATTTCGACAGCTGTTAATCAAGCTGATGATGATCCAGACCAAATCGGCGCTGGTGATCAAGGCATTATTTATGGTTATGCTGATAATGAGACGGATGATTATATTCCCTTAGCCTTGCAATTAGCTCATAAATTAATGAAACAATTGAAAACCGTTCGTGAATCTGCCGATTCGGCTAGCTATTTGCGTCCTGATGGTAAAGGCGAGGTCTCGATCGAGTATGGTGATGATGACAAACCCGAGAGAATTGCTGCAGTTGTTTTATCGGCTCAGCATATTGAAGGATTGGAATTGGAAGATTTGCGTGAACGAATCTCAAGAGACGTGATCGCCCCAGTATTGCCAACTGACTTAGTTGATGAAAATACAAAATTCTTCATCAACCCGTCTGGGCTATGGTCTTTAGGCGGTCCGCAAGCCGATTCCGGTTTAACCGGCAGAAAGATTATCGTTGATACCTATGGTGGCGCTGCTCATCATGGCGGCGGGGCTTTTTCTGGTAAAGATGCGACAAAAGTTGATCGCTCAGGTGCCTATTATGCCCGCTATGTGGCTAAAAATCTAGTTGCTGCCGGCGTGGCTGACAAATTGGAGATTCAAGTTGGTTATGCGATCGGTGTTGCACGGCCCGTTTCGATCAATGTTGATACTTTTGGCACAGAAACAGTATCACTGGACAAAATTGACGCAATCGTTGAACAATTATTTGACTTTCGTCCATTGGCGATCATTAATCAGCTGGATCTGCGTCGACCAATTTATTTGCAGACAGCTGCTTTTGGCCATTTTGGTCGATCTGATCTGGATCTTCCTTGGGAAAAATTGGATCAAGTTTCAAAAATCCAAGCGCTAATTGCCAATTAA
- a CDS encoding HAD-IIB family hydrolase: MDLKVIASDMDGTFLSDDKLYNIDRFYEQLIEMRRRHIRFVAASGNKISHLRTIFQPILDKGLEISYVASNGAASYDGDQLVHASFLSDEQLQKVIDWNAENPDSDDNFVILTGLNKSFVSNHATTEVIDIISEWYHNIEQVDKLMAADEKILEVTFLWKHADVAKQVKRLRQVFGDEVHSTGSGFGNVDVLAANTNKATGLKFLQNRWQVADDQVVAFGDNENDLEMLKKYPAGYVMSNAAASIQKKINLKTALDNNHDGVLDMIDKFLSKA, translated from the coding sequence ATGGATCTAAAAGTAATTGCAAGCGATATGGATGGCACTTTTTTAAGTGATGATAAATTGTATAACATTGATCGATTTTACGAGCAGCTTATTGAAATGCGCCGTCGCCATATCAGATTCGTAGCAGCTTCTGGCAATAAAATTTCCCATCTGCGAACTATTTTTCAACCCATTTTAGATAAAGGGCTTGAAATAAGCTACGTTGCCTCGAATGGTGCAGCATCTTATGATGGTGATCAGTTGGTTCATGCATCTTTTTTGTCTGATGAACAATTGCAAAAAGTGATTGATTGGAATGCTGAAAATCCTGATTCTGATGATAATTTTGTTATTTTAACGGGTTTGAACAAGTCTTTTGTCTCTAATCACGCGACAACGGAAGTGATCGATATTATTTCTGAGTGGTATCACAATATTGAACAAGTTGATAAATTAATGGCAGCCGATGAAAAGATTCTTGAAGTAACTTTTTTGTGGAAACATGCAGATGTTGCCAAACAAGTCAAGCGTTTGCGCCAAGTTTTTGGTGATGAGGTTCACTCAACAGGATCAGGATTTGGTAATGTAGATGTTTTAGCTGCCAACACCAATAAAGCTACGGGTTTAAAGTTTTTACAGAACCGCTGGCAAGTCGCAGATGATCAGGTTGTTGCCTTTGGTGATAACGAAAACGACTTGGAAATGTTAAAAAAATATCCGGCTGGCTATGTCATGAGCAATGCCGCTGCTTCGATACAGAAAAAAATTAATTTGAAAACAGCTTTGGACAACAATCACGATGGTGTCTTGGATATGATTGATAAATTTTTAAGTAAAGCCTGA
- a CDS encoding cation:proton antiporter, translated as MKFLAILCLILLITTLAGQLSVKFNLPVVVGQLIAGIVLGPALLNWIQPNDLIKNFAEIGVVILMFMAGLESDLHLLWRFFKPSLLVAIAGMLLPLASFYVIGISFNFTIQESLFLAIIFAATSVSITVEVLKEMKKLNSREGTTILGAAVADDILSVILLSFISNSSTSSNLVLTLLLQLAFFLLLFIAIKWLVAKLMKWSEIFQIQVSEILMALILCFGLSYLAALMGLSDVIGAFFAGIAIGQTSYKKRIIDGIKPIGYGLFIPVFFVSIGLDLTFKGIIDDFALFLVLTAAGILSKTIGAGLAAKSFGFSNQSALTIGFGMVSRGEMALILAQISFQDHLLSANRYSAVIAAIFACTLIAPFLLRASIKKADEKAVSL; from the coding sequence GTGAAATTCTTAGCTATTTTATGTTTGATTTTATTAATCACTACGTTAGCCGGGCAGTTGAGCGTTAAATTTAATCTGCCAGTTGTCGTGGGTCAGCTGATTGCCGGTATTGTCTTAGGACCAGCACTATTAAATTGGATCCAGCCGAACGATTTGATTAAAAACTTTGCCGAAATTGGTGTCGTCATCTTAATGTTTATGGCTGGCTTGGAAAGTGATCTGCATTTATTGTGGCGCTTTTTCAAGCCTAGCCTTTTAGTTGCGATAGCTGGTATGCTGCTGCCCTTAGCGAGTTTTTATGTGATCGGTATCAGTTTTAATTTCACAATACAAGAAAGTCTTTTTTTGGCTATTATCTTTGCAGCTACTTCCGTCTCGATCACGGTCGAAGTTTTAAAAGAGATGAAAAAGCTTAACAGTCGAGAAGGTACAACAATTTTAGGAGCAGCAGTTGCAGACGATATTTTATCGGTCATCTTGTTGAGTTTTATCAGCAATAGCAGCACTTCAAGCAATCTAGTCTTAACATTACTGCTGCAACTGGCCTTTTTCCTGTTGTTGTTCATTGCGATAAAATGGCTCGTAGCGAAATTAATGAAATGGAGCGAGATTTTTCAGATTCAAGTTTCGGAAATTCTAATGGCCTTGATTCTCTGCTTTGGCTTAAGCTATTTAGCTGCATTGATGGGCTTAAGTGATGTGATCGGTGCTTTTTTTGCGGGTATTGCAATCGGACAAACATCTTACAAAAAACGCATCATCGATGGCATCAAGCCGATCGGTTACGGTCTGTTTATTCCTGTCTTTTTTGTCAGCATCGGTTTAGATTTGACTTTCAAAGGAATCATTGATGATTTTGCCTTATTTTTAGTCTTGACAGCTGCTGGTATTTTATCCAAAACAATCGGCGCCGGTTTGGCTGCCAAATCATTCGGATTTTCAAACCAGTCTGCTTTAACAATTGGGTTCGGTATGGTATCGCGCGGTGAAATGGCTTTGATCCTGGCTCAAATTAGTTTTCAAGATCATTTATTATCTGCTAACCGCTATTCTGCAGTCATCGCTGCTATTTTCGCTTGTACACTGATCGCACCTTTTTTGCTGCGCGCCAGTATTAAAAAAGCTGATGAAAAGGCAGTTAGCCTATGA
- the leuS gene encoding leucine--tRNA ligase, whose translation MSYDHKGIERKWQHYWDEHQTFKTAPESSGQPKYYVMNMFPYPSGQGLHVGHPESYTATDIMARFKRMKGFNVLQPMGWDAFGLPAEQYAIKTGHNPADFTNENIKHFKAQIKSLGFSYDWNREINTTDPEYYKWTQWIFEQLYKKGLAYEDEIMVNWAPDFPGGGIVVSNEEVIDGKTERGDYPVYRVPMKQWVLRITKYADRLLEDLDDLDWPEAIKEQQRNWIGRSTGASVFFNVDQKSNTRIEVYTTRPDTLFGATYMVLAPEHELVDQITTDEQQSEVAAYKAKIASKSDLERTDLNKNKTGAFTGAYGINPINGEKIPIWIADYVLASYGTGAIMAVPAHDGRDFEFAKKFDLPIKAVIAGGDISQEAYTGDGTHINSGFLDGLNKQDAIDEAVAWLEEHKAGHKQVNYKLRDWIFSRQRYWGEPIPVIHWEDGTQTLVPEDQLPLRLPHLNQEQMKPSGTGESPLANAGDWLNVTGKDGLKGRRETNTMPQWAGSSWYFLRYIDPHNSKVLADPEKLKYWMNVDLYVGGAEHAVLHLLYARFWHKFLYDLGVVPTKEPFQKLVNQGMILGENHEKMSKSKGNVVNPDDIVSAFGADSLRVYEMFMGPLTQSKPWNTDSLAGIRRYLDRVWRIFTDDGDGLNPAIVNENDGSLDKVYNQTVKKVTDDYAAMHFNTAISQMMVFINETFKAKKLPRKYMNAFLQLLNPVAPHITEELWQKMGHDSSITYTVWPTYDSSQLVEDQIEMAVQINGKVRSKLTASVHISRDELAKLAENDFEVQKYIAGKTIVKLIAIPGKIINIVVK comes from the coding sequence ATGAGTTACGATCACAAGGGAATTGAAAGAAAATGGCAGCATTATTGGGATGAACATCAGACCTTTAAAACTGCTCCTGAGAGCTCCGGGCAGCCGAAGTATTATGTCATGAATATGTTTCCTTATCCGTCGGGACAAGGACTGCATGTTGGCCACCCGGAATCATACACAGCTACCGATATTATGGCGCGTTTTAAACGGATGAAAGGGTTTAATGTGTTACAACCGATGGGCTGGGATGCTTTCGGTCTGCCAGCTGAACAATATGCGATTAAAACTGGCCACAACCCGGCTGATTTTACAAATGAAAATATTAAACACTTCAAGGCGCAAATCAAATCGCTGGGCTTTTCGTATGACTGGAATCGTGAAATTAATACGACTGATCCAGAATATTACAAATGGACACAATGGATTTTTGAACAGCTTTATAAAAAAGGTCTTGCTTATGAAGACGAAATTATGGTTAATTGGGCACCGGATTTCCCTGGCGGCGGCATCGTCGTTTCCAACGAAGAGGTGATCGACGGCAAAACGGAACGTGGTGATTATCCTGTTTATCGTGTGCCGATGAAACAATGGGTCTTACGGATCACGAAATATGCTGATAGACTGCTCGAAGACTTAGATGACTTGGACTGGCCTGAAGCGATCAAAGAACAGCAGCGAAATTGGATCGGCCGATCAACAGGTGCCTCAGTATTTTTTAACGTTGATCAAAAATCCAACACACGAATCGAAGTCTATACGACTCGACCAGACACACTTTTCGGTGCGACTTATATGGTTTTGGCACCGGAACACGAATTAGTCGACCAGATTACAACAGACGAGCAGCAAAGCGAAGTGGCAGCCTATAAAGCCAAAATTGCTTCTAAATCTGATTTAGAACGGACTGATCTGAACAAAAACAAAACTGGTGCTTTTACGGGTGCTTATGGTATTAACCCGATCAATGGTGAAAAAATACCGATCTGGATTGCCGATTATGTTTTAGCCAGCTATGGTACCGGCGCAATCATGGCTGTGCCAGCACATGATGGTCGTGATTTTGAATTCGCTAAGAAATTTGATTTACCGATAAAGGCAGTTATTGCCGGCGGCGATATTTCACAAGAAGCCTATACAGGCGATGGCACACATATCAATTCGGGTTTTCTGGATGGTTTGAACAAACAAGATGCGATCGATGAAGCTGTTGCTTGGCTTGAAGAACATAAGGCAGGCCATAAACAGGTTAATTACAAATTGCGTGACTGGATTTTTTCCCGTCAGCGTTATTGGGGCGAACCGATTCCTGTGATTCATTGGGAAGATGGGACACAGACCTTGGTACCTGAAGATCAGCTGCCTTTGCGTCTGCCGCATTTGAACCAAGAACAGATGAAACCATCCGGGACTGGCGAGTCACCGTTAGCTAACGCTGGTGACTGGTTGAATGTGACAGGCAAAGATGGACTGAAAGGCCGTCGCGAGACGAACACGATGCCGCAATGGGCAGGGTCGTCTTGGTATTTTCTGCGCTATATCGATCCGCATAATAGTAAAGTGTTAGCTGATCCGGAAAAATTGAAATATTGGATGAATGTTGATCTTTACGTTGGCGGTGCTGAACATGCTGTTTTGCATTTATTGTATGCACGCTTCTGGCACAAATTTCTCTATGATTTAGGCGTTGTGCCAACGAAAGAACCCTTCCAAAAGTTGGTTAACCAGGGGATGATCTTGGGCGAAAATCATGAAAAAATGTCCAAGTCCAAAGGCAACGTTGTTAATCCTGATGATATCGTGAGCGCTTTTGGGGCTGACAGCTTGCGTGTCTATGAGATGTTCATGGGACCTTTGACACAATCCAAGCCTTGGAACACAGATAGCTTAGCTGGCATTCGGCGCTATCTTGATCGTGTTTGGCGAATTTTCACGGATGATGGAGACGGTCTTAATCCGGCAATCGTCAATGAAAATGACGGTAGTTTGGACAAAGTCTATAACCAAACCGTGAAAAAGGTGACCGACGATTACGCTGCAATGCATTTTAATACAGCAATTTCTCAAATGATGGTGTTTATCAACGAAACTTTCAAAGCCAAAAAACTGCCCAGAAAATATATGAATGCCTTTTTGCAGCTGCTCAATCCGGTTGCACCGCATATCACAGAGGAGCTTTGGCAGAAAATGGGCCACGATAGTTCAATTACCTACACTGTTTGGCCAACTTACGATTCAAGTCAACTTGTGGAAGACCAAATTGAAATGGCTGTGCAGATCAATGGTAAAGTTCGAAGCAAATTAACAGCGTCAGTGCATATCTCGCGTGACGAATTAGCAAAACTGGCTGAGAATGATTTTGAAGTTCAAAAGTATATTGCTGGTAAAACAATTGTCAAATTAATTGCGATTCCCGGTAAAATCATCAATATCGTTGTGAAATGA
- a CDS encoding sulfite exporter TauE/SafE family protein, protein MQLYILVILGFLVGSLVISIGGGGGAFYLGILTSIVGLSAVNAAATSLYVSLPSLIIGCLSYWHTGYVKIRYGNKMIFSALPTLVFGSLIAKYIPEIVYKWTILVIFVFLGLQILSKTFRKNKAQHHLPENAAYLFGALSGLMVGIAGMSGGAPMVAGLLLMGLNMPQAAATSSYILIMTSIVGLILHVAQGNIDWSAGSWIMIGALVGAAITPRIIAHFDPKKITALLRPVMAILMILMGINMVI, encoded by the coding sequence ATGCAGTTATATATTCTCGTGATTCTCGGTTTTTTGGTTGGCAGCTTGGTCATTTCGATCGGTGGTGGCGGTGGTGCGTTTTATCTAGGCATTTTGACTTCGATCGTTGGCTTGTCGGCGGTCAATGCGGCTGCTACTTCGTTATACGTCTCCTTACCTTCGCTGATCATCGGCTGTCTAAGCTATTGGCATACGGGATATGTGAAAATCAGATACGGAAATAAAATGATTTTTTCAGCACTTCCGACGCTTGTCTTTGGCAGTTTGATCGCTAAATATATTCCAGAAATCGTCTACAAATGGACCATTCTAGTTATATTTGTCTTTTTAGGTTTGCAGATCCTCAGCAAAACATTCCGAAAAAATAAAGCACAACATCATTTACCGGAAAATGCCGCCTATTTATTTGGTGCCCTCAGCGGGCTGATGGTCGGTATCGCCGGCATGAGCGGCGGTGCGCCGATGGTTGCTGGACTTTTATTAATGGGTCTGAATATGCCGCAAGCTGCCGCGACCTCCTCTTATATCTTGATCATGACTTCAATCGTGGGTCTGATCCTTCACGTAGCACAAGGCAACATTGATTGGTCTGCCGGTTCTTGGATCATGATCGGTGCTTTAGTAGGCGCAGCCATTACACCAAGAATCATTGCGCATTTTGATCCAAAGAAAATAACTGCCCTTCTTAGACCTGTTATGGCTATTTTAATGATTTTGATGGGTATTAACATGGTGATCTGA